A stretch of Alkalicella caledoniensis DNA encodes these proteins:
- a CDS encoding AIR synthase family protein produces MKIGKIPSDVLRRIVYSNITHHRPEVLVRPNIGEDCSVIDFGEYVCVLSTDPITGTTKDIGSLAVHISCNDIASNGVDPLGIMLTILAPPSTTEEELAQVMADANKAAASINVEIIGGHTEISSAVNQMIISGTAIGRQLKGQVVVSKGAQLGDVVIMTKHAGLEGASIIAKELEEKLTTILTSEEIFNAQSFSHDISVVTEGVLAWKIGVSSMHDVTEGGILGAIWELAEASGLGVEVYLDSIPVKAETLKISEFLSLDPYRLISSGVMVMTISEDKLSTLLATLKDSGIDVTVVGKIVSEGRVILKGDERKPLDPPDVDELYKALG; encoded by the coding sequence ATGAAAATCGGCAAAATACCCAGTGATGTACTACGTAGAATAGTTTATTCAAATATTACCCACCATAGGCCAGAAGTTTTGGTTAGACCTAATATAGGTGAGGATTGTTCTGTAATTGATTTTGGAGAGTATGTATGTGTGCTGAGCACTGATCCAATAACAGGTACAACGAAGGATATAGGTAGCTTAGCTGTACATATTTCGTGTAATGATATTGCTTCAAATGGAGTTGACCCTTTGGGGATAATGCTTACAATTCTAGCACCTCCATCAACAACTGAAGAGGAATTGGCACAGGTTATGGCAGACGCGAATAAAGCAGCGGCGTCTATTAATGTTGAAATCATTGGTGGGCATACGGAAATCTCATCTGCGGTCAATCAAATGATAATAAGTGGAACAGCAATAGGTAGACAGTTAAAGGGTCAAGTGGTTGTTTCTAAAGGTGCTCAGTTGGGGGATGTGGTTATTATGACTAAGCATGCTGGCTTAGAAGGTGCCTCTATAATAGCAAAGGAGCTTGAAGAAAAACTTACAACAATACTCACTTCTGAGGAGATTTTTAACGCTCAGTCCTTTTCCCATGATATAAGTGTTGTAACTGAAGGAGTCTTAGCTTGGAAAATTGGTGTGAGTAGTATGCATGATGTTACTGAAGGTGGTATATTAGGTGCTATCTGGGAACTAGCAGAAGCTTCAGGTTTAGGTGTGGAAGTATATTTAGATAGTATACCAGTTAAAGCTGAAACATTAAAAATATCTGAGTTTTTGTCCTTGGATCCATATAGGTTAATTTCCAGTGGTGTCATGGTAATGACCATTTCAGAAGATAAGCTTAGTACGTTGTTAGCAACCCTTAAAGATAGTGGAATAGATGTAACTGTGGTTGGAAAGATAGTTTCTGAAGGCAGGGTCATTTTGAAGGGCGATGAAAGAAAGCCCTTAGACCCACCAGATGTTGATGAACTATACAAAGCATTAGGGTAA
- a CDS encoding SH3 domain-containing protein has product MEKGKLTIALLLMLFITLVTIAFGNQRWVENSRKLAQAEGYTGAIENRLPETSDMDEDKDSEEEANEEPGEEDESEEPIDQVDVEDETKTVAEKSGINPTSKTMYTTHGLNVRSDATTESERIGYYNADEKVTVTGEVNNGWVQIDYNGQTGYVLGSYLTSTVPTQPTQPTQPTQPTQPRQPTQPTQPSEPSEPDETTEPDDENGEGSDDESNN; this is encoded by the coding sequence ATGGAAAAGGGAAAACTAACCATTGCATTATTATTAATGCTTTTTATAACCTTAGTAACCATAGCATTTGGAAACCAAAGGTGGGTAGAAAACTCAAGAAAGTTAGCACAGGCAGAAGGATATACTGGAGCTATAGAAAATAGATTGCCAGAGACATCAGATATGGATGAAGATAAAGACTCTGAAGAAGAAGCCAATGAAGAACCTGGGGAAGAGGATGAATCAGAAGAACCCATTGACCAAGTAGATGTGGAAGACGAAACAAAAACTGTTGCGGAAAAATCAGGCATAAACCCCACATCTAAAACAATGTATACAACCCATGGGTTAAACGTAAGAAGTGATGCAACAACGGAAAGTGAAAGAATCGGATACTACAATGCTGACGAAAAAGTAACAGTAACTGGAGAAGTAAACAATGGATGGGTACAAATAGACTATAATGGACAAACAGGGTACGTCCTTGGAAGTTATTTAACTTCAACAGTACCAACTCAACCAACTCAACCAACTCAACCAACTCAACCAACTCAGCCAAGACAACCTACTCAACCTACTCAGCCAAGTGAACCAAGTGAACCCGACGAAACAACTGAGCCTGATGATGAAAATGGAGAAGGCTCAGATGATGAAAGCAATAACTAA
- a CDS encoding ABC transporter permease — protein MLKRLLKWEIKATARLFVPLYVTLILFAVINRLLKPFYLIESSSSFSLQLLISYITIFAYFALIVGVVAMTLIIMIQRFYKSLLGDEGYLMFTLPTQTWKHVFSKLLVATLWTVVSIVTTFTSIIIISGVKLGDIFRAPAGNESFLAALKEITGVFGSFGVSMVPVMSIIGIIVNILMIYTAISLGHLFQKNKLIASFAMYALVYMFNQFVTGFTIFTFGTLFFRQNLGNMTEPPPSTFSTIFLAIAIYLLISAAAYFTVTTTLLHKKLNLE, from the coding sequence ATGTTAAAAAGACTTCTTAAGTGGGAAATCAAGGCTACAGCAAGGCTTTTTGTTCCCCTATATGTTACACTTATTTTGTTTGCAGTGATAAACAGGTTATTAAAACCATTTTATCTTATTGAATCCTCTAGTTCCTTTAGTTTGCAGCTACTAATAAGCTATATCACAATTTTTGCTTACTTCGCTCTTATAGTTGGTGTTGTGGCAATGACTTTGATTATAATGATTCAAAGGTTTTACAAAAGCCTACTTGGAGATGAAGGTTATCTGATGTTCACATTACCAACCCAGACATGGAAACATGTTTTTAGTAAACTGTTAGTTGCTACTCTCTGGACAGTAGTAAGTATAGTTACAACCTTCACCTCAATTATTATAATTTCCGGAGTAAAACTAGGAGATATCTTCAGAGCGCCAGCGGGAAATGAATCATTTTTAGCTGCTCTTAAAGAGATAACTGGAGTGTTTGGTTCTTTTGGGGTTTCTATGGTTCCAGTTATGAGTATTATAGGTATTATTGTTAATATATTGATGATATACACTGCTATTAGTTTGGGGCACTTGTTTCAAAAAAATAAACTTATTGCATCATTTGCAATGTATGCTTTAGTATATATGTTTAATCAATTTGTGACTGGTTTTACTATTTTTACTTTTGGTACTTTATTTTTCCGCCAAAACTTAGGTAACATGACAGAGCCACCTCCCTCAACTTTTTCGACCATTTTCTTGGCCATTGCCATATATTTATTGATTTCGGCGGCGGCATACTTTACTGTTACCACAACTTTGCTACATAAAAAATTAAATCTAGAATAA
- a CDS encoding ABC transporter ATP-binding protein — protein sequence MSNILECNNLSKSFGSKKALKNVSLAIPRGKIVGLLGPNGSGKSTLIKICNELLTPSEGEILISGQKPGIGTKKIVSYLPERTYLNDWMKVSELVSFFTDFYEDFDADIAYDMLQRLSINPQDRLKTMSKGTKEKVQLILVMSRKAELYLLDEPIGGVDPAARDYILDTIINNYNENATIIISTHLISDIEKILDHIVFLKDGQVFLSKGVDEIREESGKSVDLLFREVFKC from the coding sequence ATGAGTAATATCCTTGAATGTAATAACTTAAGTAAGAGTTTTGGCTCTAAAAAAGCCTTGAAAAATGTAAGTCTAGCAATACCTAGGGGTAAGATTGTTGGTCTTTTAGGGCCAAACGGAAGTGGAAAGAGTACTTTAATAAAGATTTGCAATGAACTTCTAACACCTTCGGAGGGTGAAATATTAATCTCCGGCCAGAAACCAGGTATTGGTACAAAAAAAATAGTTTCATACCTTCCCGAGAGAACTTATCTAAATGATTGGATGAAGGTTTCTGAACTGGTTAGTTTCTTCACAGATTTCTATGAGGATTTTGATGCAGATATAGCCTATGATATGTTACAGCGATTAAGTATAAATCCTCAGGATAGATTAAAAACAATGTCTAAGGGTACTAAAGAAAAGGTTCAATTAATTCTTGTCATGAGTCGCAAGGCTGAGCTTTATCTGTTAGATGAGCCCATCGGAGGAGTAGACCCTGCTGCTAGGGACTATATTTTAGATACTATAATCAATAACTACAATGAAAATGCTACTATTATTATATCCACCCATTTGATTTCAGATATTGAGAAAATCTTAGATCACATTGTTTTTCTTAAGGATGGCCAGGTATTCCTTTCAAAAGGGGTAGATGAGATTCGTGAAGAATCAGGTAAATCTGTAGATTTATTGTTTAGGGAGGTATTTAAATGTTAA
- a CDS encoding GntR family transcriptional regulator, with translation MTWDLQSDRPIYTQLIEQIELKICSGGYPLGSKLPSVRDLAKEASVNPNTMQRALAKLEEDGLLYSNRTSGRFVTEDKSMVKKIKTKMAQDHIQHFLSKMSELGFEHEEVLEILSTMSKEGE, from the coding sequence ATGACTTGGGATCTTCAATCTGATCGTCCTATATATACTCAACTGATTGAACAAATTGAGCTAAAAATCTGCTCAGGGGGCTATCCCCTTGGGTCAAAGTTACCTTCTGTTAGAGATTTAGCAAAAGAAGCATCGGTTAATCCCAATACTATGCAAAGAGCACTTGCAAAGCTTGAAGAGGACGGTCTGTTATATTCCAACCGCACCAGCGGTAGATTTGTTACGGAGGATAAGAGTATGGTGAAAAAAATTAAAACCAAAATGGCCCAGGATCACATTCAACATTTTCTAAGTAAAATGTCGGAATTGGGTTTTGAACACGAAGAGGTTTTAGAGATTCTATCTACCATGTCAAAAGAGGGGGAATAA
- a CDS encoding AI-2E family transporter, giving the protein MWYKGGFFKYSTGFILVLLIIFLLGQVDFIFTPMINALMVVALPLIITMLFYYLLRPLVHFLMKKRVPKLVAIFASFLTTIALLVLIGILAGNTIINEFNQFLIEELPRVVNVSEMAITDLIKSGNLDFLATDDAIQRASNFFEKSLPVIGESVFSGISTVASTVTALLIVPFILFYFLKDDKIFARKIINFFPKDYKDEARDILVDIDNTLSSYITGQAIVCLIIGVFMYFGYTVIGLKYALVLALFSMITAIIPFLGPILGIIPAILVGLSYNYVMMIKILIVMIIVQQLEGNLITPQIMGKRIQTHPVTIIMVILISASLFGFAGILLAIPTYAVLKVLIRNALEIYRIMKRKSTEI; this is encoded by the coding sequence GTGTGGTATAAAGGTGGCTTTTTTAAATATTCAACGGGTTTTATTTTGGTGCTCTTAATAATATTTCTATTAGGGCAAGTGGATTTCATTTTTACTCCTATGATTAATGCCCTTATGGTTGTGGCACTTCCATTAATAATAACAATGTTGTTTTATTATCTTCTTCGTCCCCTGGTTCATTTTCTAATGAAAAAGCGTGTCCCCAAACTTGTAGCTATTTTCGCAAGCTTTCTTACAACAATTGCGCTCCTTGTTTTAATAGGGATTCTTGCAGGAAATACTATAATTAATGAATTTAATCAATTTCTAATTGAGGAACTACCAAGGGTTGTAAATGTTTCAGAAATGGCTATAACAGACCTTATTAAATCGGGCAATCTAGATTTCTTAGCAACTGATGATGCTATACAAAGGGCCAGCAATTTCTTTGAAAAAAGTTTACCTGTCATAGGCGAAAGCGTCTTCTCCGGAATAAGCACAGTGGCAAGTACAGTGACGGCTTTGCTTATAGTTCCTTTTATCTTATTTTATTTCTTAAAGGATGATAAGATTTTTGCAAGAAAAATTATTAACTTTTTCCCCAAAGATTACAAGGATGAAGCTAGGGATATTCTAGTGGATATTGATAATACATTGTCATCGTATATTACAGGGCAAGCAATTGTTTGCCTTATCATAGGTGTCTTTATGTATTTCGGATATACGGTAATTGGGCTGAAATATGCTTTGGTTCTTGCTCTTTTTTCAATGATCACTGCTATAATTCCTTTTTTAGGTCCTATTCTTGGGATTATCCCTGCTATCTTAGTAGGCTTATCATATAATTATGTTATGATGATAAAAATCCTAATAGTTATGATTATAGTTCAACAGCTAGAAGGAAACCTTATCACTCCCCAAATAATGGGTAAAAGAATACAAACACATCCTGTAACGATTATTATGGTCATACTTATTTCAGCCTCACTATTTGGATTTGCGGGTATTCTTCTTGCCATACCAACCTATGCAGTATTAAAGGTTCTTATAAGAAATGCCTTGGAGATATATAGGATTATGAAAAGGAAAAGTACAGAAATTTAA
- a CDS encoding hemolysin family protein, with translation MRLLDPDSIWQFVLLMALLMLSALYSSSETSLMALSKIRIINLVEEKVKGAKLLQKITENPNKLLGTILVGNNIVNIAASSIATSLAIHYYGDKGVTISTVVMTILVLIFGEITPKTFASQNSEKVALRVSKTINISMYLLSPITKSINFLTDFLIRLLGANPDENRTLITEKELKTMINVSHEEGILEVEEHQMIQNVFDFSDVHIKDVMIPRTEVCFISHSSTYNEVLELFKREQFSRLPVYEGNSDNIIGILNIKDLLYVDDPSSFLVSDSMKTPHFTYEFKLARDLFEEMRSKKSRMAIVLDEYGGTSGIVTIEDLVEEVFGDIEDEYDDDNEEILAVKENEYIVYGTVRIDMINEFIGISIDTDKFDTVGGFIVGELGYLPHVGYILELGELQFEILQLKKNRIEKLKLSLLGNNKSWERNEEAV, from the coding sequence GTGAGATTATTGGACCCTGATAGTATATGGCAATTTGTATTGCTAATGGCTTTGTTGATGCTTTCTGCTCTATATTCTTCATCTGAGACGTCATTAATGGCGTTGAGTAAAATCAGAATTATAAACTTAGTAGAGGAAAAAGTTAAAGGAGCTAAGTTGTTACAAAAAATAACAGAAAACCCTAATAAGCTCCTTGGGACCATATTAGTTGGTAATAATATTGTTAATATAGCAGCATCTTCAATAGCTACTTCGTTAGCGATTCATTATTATGGTGATAAGGGTGTTACTATATCCACAGTAGTTATGACTATTTTAGTTTTAATATTTGGCGAAATTACCCCTAAAACTTTTGCTTCACAAAACTCTGAAAAAGTAGCTTTAAGGGTTTCTAAGACTATCAATATATCTATGTATCTATTAAGCCCTATTACAAAATCTATCAATTTTCTTACAGATTTTTTGATTCGCCTTTTGGGGGCAAATCCTGACGAAAATAGAACATTGATTACTGAAAAAGAATTAAAAACAATGATAAATGTCAGCCATGAAGAGGGCATTTTAGAAGTAGAAGAACATCAAATGATACAGAATGTTTTTGATTTTTCAGATGTTCATATTAAAGATGTCATGATTCCAAGGACTGAAGTTTGTTTTATTAGTCACAGTTCAACTTATAATGAAGTTTTAGAGCTTTTTAAACGTGAGCAATTTTCAAGATTGCCTGTATATGAAGGAAATTCTGATAATATTATTGGGATTTTAAATATAAAAGATTTATTATATGTAGATGACCCATCAAGTTTTTTAGTAAGTGACTCTATGAAAACTCCTCATTTTACCTATGAGTTTAAATTAGCTAGGGATCTTTTTGAAGAAATGAGAAGTAAGAAAAGTAGAATGGCCATAGTTTTAGATGAATATGGTGGAACTTCAGGTATTGTAACTATTGAAGACTTAGTTGAAGAAGTTTTTGGAGATATTGAAGATGAATATGACGATGACAATGAAGAAATTTTAGCAGTGAAAGAAAACGAATATATTGTATACGGAACTGTAAGGATTGATATGATCAATGAATTTATTGGTATCTCAATTGATACTGATAAATTTGACACAGTGGGAGGATTTATTGTTGGTGAATTAGGTTACTTACCCCATGTAGGATATATTTTAGAATTGGGTGAGTTGCAATTCGAAATACTCCAATTGAAAAAGAATAGAATTGAAAAACTGAAACTAAGTTTGTTAGGCAATAATAAAAGTTGGGAAAGAAACGAAGAGGCAGTTTAA
- a CDS encoding transaldolase family protein, which produces MLLLLDTANLEDIKKGIDLYPIEGVTTNPSIIARENTNFLSRICDIKDTIGSGRMLHVQTVGLKADDIVREGVYLNQLMGDNFYVKIPVIPEGIKAMKVLKSMGVATTATAIFTPQQVVMAARAGASYAAPYINRIDNIIGDGVKVVEDISRIISTHNLDIKVLGASFKNTEQIHKACLAGAHTITAPLDLVETLVNHPLTGASVEKFSIEWESVYGKKLTYDF; this is translated from the coding sequence ATGCTTTTATTACTAGATACAGCAAATCTAGAAGATATTAAGAAAGGGATAGATTTGTACCCTATAGAGGGAGTAACAACAAATCCTTCTATTATTGCTAGGGAGAACACCAATTTTCTAAGTCGAATATGTGATATAAAAGATACTATTGGTTCCGGCAGGATGCTTCATGTCCAGACAGTGGGGTTGAAGGCTGACGATATTGTTAGAGAGGGAGTATATTTGAATCAGCTGATGGGTGATAATTTTTATGTGAAAATACCTGTAATTCCAGAGGGAATCAAGGCAATGAAGGTACTCAAAAGCATGGGTGTTGCTACAACTGCTACAGCTATTTTTACACCACAACAGGTAGTGATGGCAGCTAGGGCTGGTGCTAGTTATGCAGCACCATATATCAACAGAATTGATAACATAATAGGTGATGGAGTCAAGGTAGTTGAAGATATATCTAGAATTATTTCAACTCATAATCTAGATATAAAGGTGCTTGGGGCAAGTTTTAAAAACACTGAGCAAATCCACAAAGCATGCTTAGCAGGCGCCCACACAATTACCGCTCCCCTTGATTTAGTTGAGACTCTAGTAAACCATCCTCTTACAGGGGCAAGTGTAGAAAAATTTAGCATTGAGTGGGAAAGTGTGTATGGGAAAAAGCTTACTTATGACTTTTAG
- a CDS encoding BglG family transcription antiterminator, producing the protein MELNERCLGILQYLKKNRDYTKVSDLAQAFNVTARSIRNDIDKLETFMRQNGYGPFEKQHNKGIRLKENDGIKKFIDQVICNDTPFKYFYSKEERPKFMITKLIQATEPINISYFEQKLSISRNTVLKELNSIEKWLENRSLKLIRKPKVGLYVEGAEIDKRKVIIEVTSETISTEEIFSYVNNKVAQSKLNNLQFDILFSEVDIDFLNNLLIFAEKELLREFSDEAYSNLLTHLSIMIKRIQLNKKLYLPDNIFRTDENSKDFEVAKKMVKEIEKKFSIKVPKEEIQYIALHLLGAKTFKSSEVRQEDGLSDVAYKMTEEIEKIYGITFKEKRTVLEGLLVHLRPAIYRVKFGLKLYNPLFEQIVTKYKDLFLNTKLVCKHLEEYINSEISEHEISYITLHFGAALENHKERKANPARIILVCGTGIGTAKILGTQLKREFEVEIVGYVSSRAAKTLAKRDYDLIVSTIDIPDLSENEYIKISTLLTRRDIEKLSQHIRARYTRKDEEITLEKLLHVIERNCAILDRQQLEVELLYTIKGNGFKTYEERKSKMLGDLLTKDTIKLNKEFTDWKEAILAAAQLLLDKDMIKESYVKAIFDNFQQLGPYMVVAPGIVLAHARPEDGVSKVCMSLLTLKEPIKFGSETNDPVKLVIVFGAEDDKGHLKALSQLMDLLLNHKDLSDVINAKKTEDVISIVQSYSQK; encoded by the coding sequence ATGGAACTAAATGAAAGGTGTTTAGGGATACTCCAATATCTGAAGAAAAATAGAGACTACACCAAAGTATCTGATCTGGCACAGGCATTTAATGTTACCGCTAGGTCTATTAGGAATGATATTGATAAGCTTGAAACCTTTATGAGACAAAATGGATATGGACCATTTGAAAAACAGCACAACAAGGGGATAAGGCTTAAAGAAAATGATGGGATAAAAAAATTCATTGATCAGGTTATATGTAATGACACTCCATTCAAATACTTTTATTCAAAAGAAGAAAGACCTAAGTTCATGATAACTAAACTCATACAAGCTACAGAACCTATAAACATCAGTTACTTTGAACAAAAGCTAAGTATTTCAAGAAATACTGTGTTAAAAGAGCTAAATAGTATTGAAAAATGGCTTGAAAATAGAAGTTTGAAATTGATAAGAAAGCCTAAGGTTGGACTATACGTAGAAGGTGCTGAAATAGATAAACGGAAGGTCATAATAGAAGTTACCTCCGAAACAATATCCACCGAAGAGATATTTAGCTATGTTAACAACAAGGTAGCGCAAAGTAAACTCAATAATTTACAGTTTGATATCCTCTTTTCAGAAGTTGACATAGATTTCTTAAATAACTTACTTATCTTTGCAGAAAAAGAACTACTAAGAGAATTCAGTGATGAAGCATACAGTAACTTGCTCACACATCTATCAATCATGATTAAAAGGATACAGCTAAATAAAAAATTGTACCTACCTGATAACATATTTAGAACAGATGAAAACAGCAAAGATTTTGAAGTCGCGAAAAAAATGGTAAAAGAGATAGAAAAGAAATTTTCCATAAAAGTACCTAAGGAAGAAATTCAATACATAGCCCTTCACCTTCTAGGTGCTAAAACATTTAAATCTTCAGAAGTGAGACAAGAAGATGGATTAAGCGATGTTGCGTATAAGATGACTGAAGAAATCGAGAAGATCTATGGTATTACCTTTAAAGAAAAAAGGACTGTTCTAGAAGGATTACTTGTCCATCTAAGACCCGCTATTTACAGGGTGAAATTTGGACTTAAACTATACAACCCTCTCTTTGAGCAAATAGTGACTAAGTACAAAGACCTATTTTTAAATACAAAATTAGTTTGTAAACACCTTGAAGAGTACATCAACTCCGAAATAAGTGAACATGAAATATCGTATATAACCCTTCATTTTGGTGCCGCCCTTGAAAATCATAAGGAACGCAAAGCAAACCCTGCTAGAATTATTTTAGTATGTGGTACAGGGATAGGTACTGCTAAAATTCTAGGAACACAACTAAAAAGGGAATTTGAGGTTGAAATTGTAGGCTATGTCTCAAGCCGGGCAGCAAAAACATTAGCAAAAAGAGATTACGACCTTATTGTAAGCACCATTGATATACCTGATTTATCTGAAAATGAGTATATAAAGATAAGTACATTGCTCACCAGAAGGGATATAGAAAAACTTAGTCAACACATCAGAGCGAGATATACGAGAAAAGACGAAGAAATAACCCTTGAAAAGCTACTGCATGTCATCGAAAGAAACTGCGCTATCTTAGATAGACAACAATTAGAAGTAGAACTTTTATACACCATAAAAGGCAATGGATTCAAAACCTATGAAGAAAGGAAGAGTAAAATGCTTGGAGACCTATTGACTAAAGATACCATCAAACTAAATAAAGAATTTACAGATTGGAAAGAGGCTATCTTAGCTGCAGCTCAGTTACTCCTAGACAAAGATATGATAAAAGAAAGTTATGTAAAGGCCATCTTTGATAACTTTCAACAGCTAGGGCCATATATGGTTGTTGCCCCTGGCATAGTTTTAGCCCATGCAAGACCTGAAGATGGTGTCAGTAAAGTATGCATGAGTCTTTTGACTTTGAAAGAGCCCATCAAATTCGGAAGTGAAACCAATGATCCAGTAAAGCTTGTGATAGTCTTTGGAGCAGAGGATGACAAAGGGCATCTAAAAGCTTTATCACAACTTATGGATTTGTTATTAAACCATAAAGACCTTTCAGATGTAATCAACGCCAAAAAAACTGAAGATGTTATATCAATAGTGCAAAGCTACTCTCAAAAGTAA
- a CDS encoding PTS sugar transporter subunit IIB yields the protein MKILVACGSGLGSSFMMEMNVVKVLKELGVENFEVDHCDLSSAATIKADIYIGTRDIASNLTSLGDTISLNSMIDLNELREKLEGMLKQKGLL from the coding sequence ATGAAGATTTTGGTGGCGTGTGGTAGTGGGTTAGGAAGCAGCTTCATGATGGAAATGAATGTAGTTAAAGTTTTAAAAGAGTTAGGGGTAGAAAACTTTGAGGTGGATCACTGTGATCTTTCTTCAGCAGCTACAATCAAAGCAGATATTTATATAGGAACAAGGGATATAGCAAGTAATTTAACTTCATTAGGTGATACCATTTCCCTGAACAGTATGATCGACTTAAATGAACTACGGGAGAAATTAGAAGGGATGCTGAAACAAAAAGGATTACTATAA
- a CDS encoding PTS ascorbate transporter subunit IIC, which produces MLKLILDILSVPAILVGLIALLGLVMQKKSTSDILKGTIKTILGFLVLGGGAGIAVGALENFGLMFQQAFNVQGVVPHNEAVVALALETYGTTTAYIMAFGMLANILIAKFTRLKYIFLTGHHTLYMACLIAVILMVSGLEGFVLILIGALVLGLTMAFFPAIAQPTMRRITGTDDVAFGHFGTAGYVLSAWVGKLVGKGSRSTEEMNFPKGLGFLRDSTVAVAIVMGIFYIIVAVGSGAAFVSDLSGGQNHIIFAIIQAITFAGGVYVILQGVRLILAEIVPAFKGISERLVPDAKPALDCPVVFPYAPNAVLIGFLSSFVAGIVGMFILISLDATVILPGVVPHFFCGATAGVFGNATGGRRGAVIGAFAQGLLITFLPVLLMPVLGDLGFANTTFSDADFGIVGILLGNLAKLFMN; this is translated from the coding sequence ATGTTAAAGCTGATTCTCGACATCCTTAGTGTACCTGCAATATTAGTTGGTCTTATAGCTTTATTAGGACTTGTAATGCAGAAAAAATCTACATCAGATATTTTGAAAGGAACCATCAAGACCATTCTTGGTTTCTTAGTACTTGGTGGAGGGGCTGGAATAGCAGTAGGAGCCCTAGAAAACTTCGGACTTATGTTCCAACAGGCATTCAATGTTCAAGGAGTCGTTCCACATAATGAGGCAGTTGTTGCATTAGCCCTTGAAACATACGGTACAACAACGGCATATATAATGGCATTTGGTATGCTTGCAAACATACTAATTGCAAAATTTACTAGGCTTAAATATATCTTCCTAACAGGGCACCATACCCTTTATATGGCATGTCTAATAGCAGTTATTTTAATGGTATCAGGATTAGAAGGCTTTGTACTTATCTTAATAGGTGCATTAGTACTAGGTTTGACAATGGCATTTTTCCCAGCTATAGCCCAACCTACCATGAGAAGAATAACTGGAACTGATGATGTGGCATTTGGTCACTTCGGTACAGCAGGTTATGTGCTTTCTGCTTGGGTTGGAAAATTAGTAGGTAAGGGCTCTAGATCTACAGAAGAAATGAATTTCCCTAAAGGTCTTGGCTTCCTAAGGGACAGCACAGTGGCAGTTGCAATAGTTATGGGTATATTTTACATCATAGTAGCAGTAGGTAGTGGGGCTGCATTTGTTAGTGATTTAAGTGGGGGACAAAATCATATTATTTTTGCCATAATCCAAGCAATCACTTTTGCTGGTGGAGTTTATGTAATACTACAAGGTGTACGCTTAATCCTAGCCGAAATAGTCCCAGCATTTAAAGGAATATCTGAGAGATTAGTTCCAGATGCAAAACCTGCCCTTGACTGCCCAGTAGTATTTCCATATGCTCCAAATGCAGTACTAATAGGATTTTTATCTAGTTTCGTAGCAGGTATCGTTGGTATGTTCATATTGATTAGCCTAGATGCCACAGTTATCCTCCCAGGGGTAGTGCCACATTTTTTCTGTGGGGCAACTGCCGGGGTATTCGGTAACGCAACAGGTGGTAGACGTGGTGCGGTTATAGGAGCATTTGCTCAAGGCCTCTTAATAACATTCCTACCAGTATTACTAATGCCAGTACTTGGTGATTTAGGATTTGCCAACACAACTTTTAGTGACGCTGACTTCGGTATAGTGGGAATTTTACTTGGTAACCTAGCAAAACTGTTTATGAACTAA